A stretch of the Larimichthys crocea isolate SSNF chromosome IX, L_crocea_2.0, whole genome shotgun sequence genome encodes the following:
- the mphosph9 gene encoding M-phase phosphoprotein 9, whose amino-acid sequence MSTDDSISEDVSSSGALSHCHASGDGDGGKESETSLVSSEGTSASGLAVSEDRHNTTSQTTGGTVENRPMDITPACQKIRSLCLSTDEAFEQGKSLPFINPSSLETLRALVQEIQSSGETDPEIWKDCEGRWLHLFQLVEKQYQEQILAQQEQYQCQIQLIQDEIKALVQLQNRQASIQPHTEFSPTPLTKTATNTKDYIFPLLSGDCTVPKNVSSDNNRLAAPAHTPFSSPSPPLLQRSDTTANQGEERATTVLSSGYGTGLSAWETGLEPAGSPGEDEDGSQGREKLPWTSNFPEDRETTVIGLCQQDFSTERTLGVEEANTLVYQQRTSGTSHLLTSWAQRQKLRPKKSKAGQASSQTSEYQEQPRRESHKLNPPESSDVQDQQRPAGPPSSSFPLRRSDSLVSEASGLTYWRLNENELYHPLPDSFDSGAYLLLQEASMSLTPSHEPRLSLREIYQNKQKSECKRSDWEGSVTSSPSSPQVLTLDPAANQRHSDRTSGFTSPSRFSSPSFAAQPHLYPRIGTPVTPDSMVECSHNPGDTDCISDTSSVSAAGPSPSKVQSAWGNASQAVQSTSHEKTQPCSHTSSQQRGSSAPLASEEEGSHTHTSTLKPCSASGAALRPVGGAQVEGASPVEDPVVLSLLRQNLREKHSRHVADLKAYYESEIQILRDKLKLRDLPQDLEKTNQALTKRCKHLDKALAEATNRIQELEAANNSLEKKLAEWPERYAVAGATVKSLQQRLEESKRSGKDKDALAARLKNHVRQLEESAQKACREADEKEARREREYKMLQDLLGEYDSLVKAHEALKNNLMSTENKLYDASDQISDLKRLISKLESQVKQLEHENQARARHASHSNTQPSGAGLFHHPDLLPSPSKRKAEPDVTRRKSPSDQLSSGRKSPFLQTNQSSVHKKSQHPLNDASSGAGSSVDASSAGGSWRCASPPECEQSLPPSRHQEQSAGRREASCALTPMMRALIELEETRATESRAPCKNSSSTHHRVGNQRTTVGFVERRHKEVIQERVGLQADREAAKPGEVVSRAELRGGGGGAKSGGETAASLLRAQRSLSPEGHRSSSLPPPAHRSIPPTTPTKRETLLMPLSAKSSPKRCPTENYSTAFGRLMPREEHLKRVDEVDQRRHSFHSSSPRKRLQFTSTDREDDLQQPESAGTVNPPEGSSQLGWDEHGGACTGSSLQDSYEDPAPLLLDRLHSLAEAEKLFDELTQEKLQIEAALSRMPGAGGRVSLQTRLDEVALENRLERVNRELGSIRMTLKRFHVLRSSANI is encoded by the exons ATGTCCACAGATGACAGTATCTCTGAGGACGTGTCCAGCTCGGGGGCTCTGAGCCATTGCCATGCCAGCGGGGACGGGGATGGGGGCAAGGAGAGCGAGACCTCTTTGGTGTCCTCCGAGGGGACGTCGGCCTCGGGGCTGGCTGTCTCAGAGGACAGACACAACACGACCTCCCAGACAACAGGAGGCACTGTGGAGAACAGGCCCATGGACATCACACCAGCGTGCCAAAAGATCAG GAGTTTGTGTCTGAGCACAGATGAGGCGTTCGAACAAGGGAAGAGCCTCCCATTCATCAACCCGAGCTCCCTGGAGACGCTTCGGGCTTTGGTGCAGGAGATCCAGAGCAGCGGAGAGACGGACCCCGAGATCTGGAAAGACTGTGAG GGCCGATGGTTGCATCTGTTTCAGCTGGTCGAGAAGCAATACCAAGAGCAAATACTGGCTCAGCAAGAACAATACCAGTGCCAAATACAG ttgATTCAGGATGAAATTAAGGCCCTGGTTCAGCTCCAGAACCGTCAGGCCAGCATCCAGCCGCACACAGAGTTTTCTCCAACTCCGCTGACcaaaacagccacaaacacaaaggactatattttccctctcctctccggCGACTGCACGGTCCCCAAAAATGTGTCCAGTGACAATAACCGCCTGGCCGCCCCGGCCCACACCCCGTTTAGCTCCCCTTCACCTCCACTGCTCCAGAGATCGGACACCACCGCCAACCAGGGGGAGGAGCGGGCCACCACGGTGCTCAGCAGCGGGTACGGGACGGGACTGTCCGCCTGGGAAACGGGTCTGGAACCTGCCGGGTCTCCAGGGGAAGACGAGGATGGTAGTCAAGGCAGGGAGAAGCTTCCGTGGACCTCTAACTTCCCGGAGGACAGAGAGACGACTGTGATCGGCCTGTGCCAGCAGGATTTTTCCACTGAGAGGACTCTCGGGGTGGAGGAAGCTAATACGTTAGTCTACCAGCAGAGAACCTCTGG CACCAGCCATCTTCTGACCTCCTGGGCCCAGAGGCAGAAACTCAGGCCCAAGAAGAGCAAAGCGGGACAAGCTTCATCCCAAACCTCGGAGTACCAGGAGCAGCCACGCAGAGAGTCCCACAAACTAAACCCCCCGGAGAGCTCCGACGTCCAGGACCAG CAGCGACCGGCTGGGCCGCCGTCCAGCTCTTTTCCCCTGCGGAGGAGTGACAGCCTGGTGTCTGAGGCATCAG GTCTGACTTATTGGCGTCTGAACGAGAACGAGCTGTATCACCCTCTGCCGGACAGCTTCGACAGCGGCGCTTACCTCCTCCTGCAAGAGGCGTCCATGAGTCTt ACTCCGTCTCACGAGCctcgtctgtctctcagagAGATCTACCAGAACAAGCAAAAATCCGAATGTAAGCGCTCGGACTGGGAAGGCTCCGTGACGTCCAGTCCGTCGTCACCACAG GTGTTGACTTTGGACCCAGCAGCCAACCAGCGGCATTCAGATCGTACCTCCGGCTTCACTTCGCCCTCTCGCTTCAGCAGCCCGTCGTTCGCCGCTCAGCCCCACCTCTACCCCAGAATCGGGACCCCTGTGACGCCTGACAGCATGGTGGAGTGCAGCCACAACCCCGGAGATACAGACTGTATCTCTGATACTTCCAGTGTCTCCGCCGCCGGGCCTTCCCCTTCTAAAGTGCAGAGCGCGTGGGGGAACGCGTCCCAGGCTGTCCAGTCTACCTCCCATGAAAAGACCCAGCCCTGCTCCCACACGTCCAGCCAGCAGCGCGGATCCAGTGCCCCGTTAGCCAGCGAGGAGGAGGGCAGCCACACCCACACCAGCACCCTGAAGCCGTGCTCAGCCTCTGGTGCTGCTCTGCGGCCTGTGGGCGGTGCACAGGTGGAGGGAGCTTCACCTGTAGAGGATCCTGTCGTGCTTTCTCT gcTGAGGCAGAACCTGAGGGAGAAGCACTCTCGACACGTCGCTGATCTGAAAGCTTATTACGAGTCCGAGATTCAAATCCTGCGAGACAAACTGAAGCTCAGAGATCTGCCACAGGATTTAGAGAAGACCAACCAGGCCCTCacaaagag GTGTAAGCACCTGGACAAAGCTCTGGCTGAAGCCACCAATCGTATCCAAGAACTCGAGGCAGCAAACAACTCGCTGGAGAAAAAACTG GCAGAATGGCCGGAGCGATACGCCGTCGCCGGTGCTACTGTGAAATCTTTGCAGCAGCGGCTGGAGGAGAGCAAACGCTCGGGCAAAGACAAGGACGCGCTCGCGGCGCGTTTGAAGAACCACGTACGGCAGCTGGAGGAGTCGGCGCAGAAAGCCTGCAGGGAGGCCGACGAGAAGGAGgcgaggagggagagggagtacAAGATGCTGCAGGAT CTGCTCGGAGAATACGACTCTCTGGTGAAGGCGCACGAGGCGCTGAAG AACAACTTGATGTCAACGGAGAACAAGCTCTACGATGCCAGCGATCAGATATCAGACCTGAAGag ACTGATCTCCAAACTGGAGTCTCAGGTGAAGCAGCTGGAGCACGAGAACCAGGCCCGAGCACGTCACGCCtcccacagcaacacacaaccGTCCGGGGCCGG TCTTTTCCACCATCCTGACCTGCTGCCGTCACCCAGCAAACGCAAAGCAGAGCCAGACGTCACGCGGAGGAAGTCTCCGTCCGATCAGCTGAGCAGCGGCAGGAAGTCACCGTTCCTTCAAACAAACCAGTCGAGCGTCCACAAAAAGTCGCAGCATCCGTTAAATGATGCGTCATCCGGAGCTGGGAGCTCCGTGGACGCCTCCTCCGCTGGAGGCAGCTGGag GTGTGCGTCTCCGCCCGAGTGCGAACAATCCCTGCCTCCGTCCAGACACCAGGAGCAGAGCGCCGGTCGGCGAGAGGCGTCCTGCGCTCTGACGCCCATGATGAGGGCCCTGATAGAGCTGGAAGAGACCAGAGCGACTGAGAGCCGGGCCCCCTGTAAGAACAGCTCCAGCACCCACCACA GGGTCGGCAATCAGAGGACCACCGTCGGCTTCGTGGAGCGGAGACACAAAGAGGTGATTCAGGAGCGAGTCGGGCTTCAGGCCGACAGGGAGGCGGCCAAACCCGGAGAAGTCGTGAGCAGAGCTGAgctccgaggaggaggaggaggagcgaaGAGTGGAGGAGAAACAGCTGCATCTCTGCTGAGAGCTCAGAGGAGTTTGTCTCCAGAGGGCCACAGATCGTCCTCGCTGCCTCCTCCAGCACATCGAAGCATCCCCCCAACCACACCCA CGAAAAGGGAAACTTTACTCATGCCTCTGTCGGCGAAGTCCAGTCCTAAACGCTGCCCCACGGAGAACTACTCCACCGCGTTCGGTCGCCTGATGCCACGAGAGGAACACCTGAAGAG GGTTGATGAAGTTGACCAGAGACGTCATTCCTTCCACAGCAGCAGTCCAAGAAAGAGACTCCAGTTTACATcaacagacagagaagatg ACCTCCAGCAGCCAGAGTCTGCCGGCACCGTGAACCCCCCTGAGGGAAGCTCCCAGCTGGGCTGGGACGAACATGGGGGAGCCTGCACTGGATCTTCCCTGCAGGACTCGTACGAGGACCCGGCCCCACTTCTCCTGGACAGGCTCCACTCGCTGGCTGAGGCCGAGAAACTGTTTGACGAGCTGACGCAGGAGAAACTTCAG aTTGAGGCAGCTTTGAGTCGGATGCCCGGAGCAGGCGGTCGAGTGAGTCTACAGACCAGGTTAGACGAG GTGGCCTTAGAGAATCGTCTGGAGAGAGTGAATCGTGAGCTGGGATCCATCCGCATGACTCTGAAGAGGTTCCACGTCCTCCGCTCTTCTGCCAACATATAG